Proteins co-encoded in one Rhopalosiphum maidis isolate BTI-1 chromosome 2, ASM367621v3, whole genome shotgun sequence genomic window:
- the LOC113552468 gene encoding uncharacterized protein LOC113552468, whose amino-acid sequence MVHKIDNHMKLARYNLKQKRIKNLINIINQSKHSSQSELYEKEKKLMFTGINNLMTKLVIDKDRLNDSRIYRSISEENVIFNDFSNRMKAAYDIISQLKGLIRIEKLFWIGSKYNTKKNKQKLNEFKKKINWMNKSIALAVKRYNEMRMFLNLPKDNLYSEIKNPTKPFELNFISKKKREEIENQLKFKETELILYDLRSPTELLNNRIVDHGITPTYRLLRRNTSGQQFIYNYSCSLFGMYVEGSGTSKNEAKLNTAAEMLRSIIRKQKNRTLSPHIRAFNDKELKTISPLIKFKANYVEELNNECVKNKHQPPIYTLLSEPKKDYKLADHYSIQCNAMDLVAIGHSNKRSAAKQMAAQNVINLWKKFYPAKSIPFM is encoded by the exons atgGTACATAAG atagatAACCACATGAAATTGGCTAGGTATAATCTTAAAcaaaaacgaattaaaaatttgataaatatcataaatcagTCAAAACACTCCAGCCAGTCGGAACTAtatgaaaaagaaaagaaattaatgtttacaggtatcaataatttaatgactAAGCTCGTAATCGATAAAGATCGTTTGAATGATTCTA gAATTTACAGATCCATTTCTGAGGAAAATGTGATCTTCAATGATTTTAGTAATCGCATGAAAGCAGCTTATGACATTATTAGTCAGCTAAAAGGTTTGATacgaatagaaaaattattttggataggatcaaaatacaatacaaaaaaaaataaacaaa AAttgaatgaatttaaaaagaaaataaattggatGAATAAATCAATAGCTTTAGCTGTTAAAAGATATAATGAAATgagaatgtttttaaatcttcCAAAGGACAATTTGTattcagaaataaaaaatccaaCGAAAccgtttgaattaaattttatatctaaaaaaaagagAGAAGAAATA gaaaatcaattaaaatttaaagaaacagaactcattttatatgatttgagATCACCAACGGAATTGTTAAACAATAGAATTGTAGATCACGGGATCACTCCAACTTATCGGCTCCTTAGAAGAAATACATCGggtcaacaatttatttacaattactcGTGTTCATTGTTTGGGATGTATG TTGAAGGAAGTGGTACTAGCAAGAATGAAGCAAAGCTAAATACAGCTGCTGAAATGTTGCGTTCaattataagaaaacaaaaaaatcgaaCTCTTTCACCGCATATCAGAGCTTTTAACGATAagga ATTAAAAACTATCAGTCcgttaattaagtttaaagcAAATTATGTGGAGGAATTGAATAATGAATGCGTTAAAAATAAGCACCAACCACCAATATATACACTTTTATCAGAGCCCAAAAAAGATTACAAACTGGCAGACCATTATTCAATTCAATGTAATGCGATGGACTTAGTTGCAATag GACACAGTAACAAACGATCAGCGGCCAAGCAAATGGCAGCACAAAATGTTATCAACTTATGGAAAAAATTTTATCCTGCAAAAAGCATACCCTTTATGTAG
- the LOC113552071 gene encoding E3 ubiquitin-protein ligase Siah1: MAENTSISNNSGIVEFNHHLVTDQETRMSGSGGSNSGGTSIGNPTASVGTVSVLLPSGGGTKRRSAVGSNSSHNGGSASNSASISADLASLFECPVCFDYVLPPILQCQSGHLVCSTCRPKLNCCPTCRGPLGNIRNLAMEKVASTVMFPCKYSSSGCPVSLLHSEKVEHEELCECRPYTCPCPGASCKWQGGLEQVMEHLMVAHKSITTLQGEDIVFLATDINLPGAVDWVMMQSCFGHHFMLVLEKQEKYEGHQQFFAIVQLIGSRKQCENFAYRLELNGHRRRLAWEATPRSIHEGVSTAILNSDCLVFDTSTAQLFADNGNLGINVTISTNV; this comes from the coding sequence ATGGCAGAAAACACCTCCATTTCCAATAACAGTGGTATTGTGGAATTTAACCACCATTTAGTCACTGATCAAGAAACAAGGATGAGTGGATCTGGTGGGTCAAATAGTGGTGGTACATCGATTGGTAATCCAACTGCTAGTGTTGGCACTGTCAGTGTGTTGTTGCCCAGTGGTGGTGGGACAAAGCGAAGAAGTGCCGTTGGCAGTAATAGCTCTCATAATGGTGGATCTGCTTCAAATTCTGCTTCTATATCTGCTGATTTAGCGTCACTTTTTGAATGCCCTGTTTGTTTTGATTATGTGTTACCTCCAATATTGCAATGCCAAAGCGGACATTTAGTTTGTAGTACATGTAGACCAAAACTCAACTGTTGTCCAACATGCCGTGGTCCACTTGGAAACATACGCAATTTAGCCATGGAAAAAGTAGCTTCAACAGTCATGTTTCCTTGTAAATATTCATCATCAGGTTGTCCTGTATCATTATTGCATTCTGAAAAAGTTGAACATGAAGAATTATGTGAATGTCGCCCATACACTTGCCCATGTCCAGGTGCTTCATGTAAATGGCAAGGTGGATTGGAACAAGTCATGGAACACTTAATGGTTGCACATAAATCTATAACAACATTACAAGGAGaagatatagtatttttagcaACAGATATAAATCTCCCCGGTGCAGTGGATTGGGTCATGATGCAATCATGTTTTGGCCATCATTTTATGCTTGTACTTGAAAAGCAAGAAAAATATGAAGGACACCAACAGTTCTTTGCCATTGTGCAATTGATTGGTAGCCGAAAGCAATGTGAAAATTTTGCTTATAGGCTAGAACTTAATGGACATCGAAGACGTTTAGCATGGGAAGCTACACCAAGAAGTATACATGAAGGAGTTTCAACAGCAATTTTGAATTCAGACTGTTTGGTTTTTGATACAAGTACAGCACAACTCTTTGCGGATAATGGAAATTTAGGAATTAATGTTACAATATCAACAAATGTGTAA